The proteins below are encoded in one region of Silene latifolia isolate original U9 population chromosome 2, ASM4854445v1, whole genome shotgun sequence:
- the LOC141631038 gene encoding 2-methylpropanoate--CoA ligase CCL4-like: MNQLKPSKANSPPLTPLGFLERAANVYGDCTSIVYNTTTYTWSDTHRRCLRVASSIASTGIKKGDVVSVLAPNIPAMYELHFAVPMSGAILNNINTRLDSRTISVLLRHSECKLVFVDYELTPLLVESVSLLPPTCPQPMIALIDSVENDTEEEFQIRGTSDKFVFSYEDMVQNGDPDFKWIQPDSEWDPIVLNYTSGTTSAPKGVVHCHRGAFIMSMDALVDWSIPKQPVYLWTLPMFHANGWSFPWGMAAVGATNICLRRFNGPAVYDTIRRHGVTHMCGAPVVLNMLSNQPDLTPLPIPVHFLAAGSSPPTVVLLKAERLGFIVTHGYGLTETCGVIVSCAWKPSWNKFPPFDRAKLKSRQGIRTLSTTEVDILDSETGNPVPKDGKSSGEIVIRGGSLFLGYFKDPETTLKSMGNDGWFKTGDIGVMHKDGYLEIKDRSKDIIISGGENISSVEIESMLYTFPAINEAAVVAKSDDYWGETPCAFVSLKGGVTKRPSERDVIEYCRAKLPHYMVPKTVVFKDELPKTSTGKIQKSLLREMAKELGSSRVSRL; this comes from the coding sequence atgaaTCAACTAAAACCAAGCAAAGCAAACTCCCCACCATTGACTCCCTTAGGCTTCCTAGAACGAGCAGCAAATGTCTACGGTGATTGTACCTCCATCGTGTACAACACGACCACCTATACATGGTCGGATACCCACCGTCGATGCCTACGTGTCGCATCGTCTATAGCATCGACTGGTATAAAAAAGGGTGATGTCGTCTCGGTCCTAGCTCCTAATATTCCAGCCATGTATGAGCTCCACTTTGCTGTTCCTATGTCTGGTGCAATTCTTAACAATATCAATACCCGTCTTGATTCTAGGACTATATCCGTGCTTTTACGCCATAGCGAATGCAAGCTTGTCTTTGTTGACTATGAGTTGACTCCGCTTCTCGTTGAATCTGTGTCCCTTCTACCTCCTACGTGTCCCCAACCAATGATCGCTCTTATAGACAGTGTAGAGAATGACACGGAGGAGGAGTTTCAAATTCGTGGCACAAGTGATAAATTTGTGTTTAGTTACGAGGACATGGTGCAGAATGGGGATCCTGACTTCAAGTGGATACAACCTGATAGTGAGTGGGACCCGATTGTGTTGAATTACACTTCGGGTACCACGTCAGCTCCTAAAGGGGTAGTCCACTGTCACCGTGGGGCGTTCATCATGTCGATGGACGCTCTAGTTGACTGGTCAATCCCCAAACAACCTGTCTACCTATGGACCCTACCAATGTTCCATGCAAATGGGTGGAGCTTCCCGTGGGGGATGGCAGCGGTTGGGGCCACCAACATCTGCCTCCGCAGATTCAATGGCCCCGCCGTTTACGATACCATCCGCCGCCACGGGGTGACCCACATGTGCGGCGCCCCAGTGGTACTCAACATGCTCTCCAACCAACCTGACCTGACCCCGCTTCCTATTCCTGTCCATTTCCTCGCGGCCGGCTCATCTCCGCCGACCGTGGTCCTCCTAAAGGCAGAAAGACTCGGGTTCATCGTAACCCATGGGTACGGGCTGACTGAAACCTGTGGGGTAATTGTTTCTTGTGCATGGAAGCCAAGTTGGAATAAATTCCCCCCTTTCGACCGGGCTAAGTTAAAATCCCGCCAAGGTATTCGTACATTATCTACGACCGAGGTAGATATACTCGATTCCGAAACTGGAAACCCGGTTCCGAAAGACGGGAAATCCTCAGGAGAAATTGTTATAAGAGGTGGGAGTTTATTCCTAGGTTATTTTAAAGACCCGGAAACAACCCTTAAGAGTATGGGAAATGATGGGTGGTTTAAGACAGGGGATATTGGGGTAATGCACAAAGATGGGTACTTGGAAATTAAAGACAGGTCAAAGGATATAATTATAAGTGGGGGTGAAAATATTAGTAGTGTTGAAATTGAGTCAATGCTTTATACTTTTCCGGCTATTAACGAGGCGGCGGTTGTGGCGAAATCCGATGATTATTGGGGCGAGACGCCGTGTGCTTTTGTTAGTTTGAAGGGGGGCGTGACGAAGCGTCCAAGTGAAAGAGATGTGATTGAGTATTGTAGGGCAAAGTTGCCACATTATATGGTGCCTAAAACGGTTGTGTTCAAGGATGAGTTGCCTAAGACTTCTACTGGGAAGATTCAaaagtctttgcttagagaaatGGCCAAGGAATTAGGCAGTTCAAGAGTAAGTCGGTTGTGA